GCGCCTCCAGCTCCCCGTTGACGGCCATGCGCAGCGCCTGGAACGTCTTGGTCGCGACATGGATGCGCTGGGGCCAAGCCTTGCGCGGCACCGCGCGCTTCACGGCCTCGGCGGCCTCCAGGGTGCGCGTGGGCAGCGCCCGCTTGAGCTCCCGGGCGATGGGCCGCGAGAAGGACTCCTCGCCCAGCTCATAGATGATGCGCGCCAGCTCCCGCTCGTCCTCCTCGGCGATCAGCTCCGCGGCGGTGCGCCCCTCGGCGCCCATGCGCATGTCCAGCGGCCCATCGTGGTTGAAGGAGAAGCCGCGCTCGGCCACGTCGAGCTGGGGCGAGGACACGCCCAGGTCCACGAGCACCCCGTCCACCGGCAGCACGTCCGCGGCCACCTGGAGCAGCTGCCCGAAGTTGCCCGCGCGGGCCTGGAAGTGGGCATGGCCCGCCAGCCGGGCCGTGGCCGCGGCGAGCGCCACCGG
The sequence above is a segment of the Stigmatella aurantiaca genome. Coding sequences within it:
- the rsmH gene encoding 16S rRNA (cytosine(1402)-N(4))-methyltransferase RsmH, whose product is MAFSHQTVLLTEAVDLLQPGAGKVILDGTLGGGGHTEALLARGATVIGVDRDPVALAAATARLAGHAHFQARAGNFGQLLQVAADVLPVDGVLVDLGVSSPQLDVAERGFSFNHDGPLDMRMGAEGRTAAELIAEEDERELARIIYELGEESFSRPIARELKRALPTRTLEAAEAVKRAVPRKAWPQRIHVATKTFQALRMAVNGELEALDALLSALPRLLKVGGRAAVIAFHSLEDRKVKEAFRELVGRCKCPPGLPVCVCGGEGDFAPVTKKAISASEHEVELNPRSRSAHLRAVEKIR